From Sporosarcina sp. Marseille-Q4943, the proteins below share one genomic window:
- a CDS encoding Na+/H+ antiporter NhaC family protein: MIGTWVSILPPIVAIVMVLATKRVLLSLGSGIVTAALLVASFSPVDTLQNLWTAMIVSFWSEGEVNTYNIFIMVFILLLGVITAFVSLSGGSRAFAEWAVKRIKTRRGAKLLTVLLGILIFVDDYFNSLAVGQIARPITDQHRISRAKLAYFIDSTSAPICVISPISSWGAFLIGQLALIFGTSAAISYSPLSAFLMMAPMNFYVIATLAMVFFFAWTNIDYFEMKRHETRAQEKGELFDPKKEIPGQLKEDFPVHSYGRVIDLIAPIITLVIVTLGMMLWTGYRIGGSSSIWTIFENTDVPLSLMVGGLAGTVLAAVLYISQMGKNETASYSLVGKAFMSGISAMMPAILILIFAWGLTHLIGVLETGPFLSSVVEQSNVPVNFLPVIMFVLAGLMAFSTGTSWGSFGILLPIAGTIMINAEPELLLPALSAVLAGAVFGDHCSPISDTTILSSTGAGSNHMDHVSTQLPYALISAGIAIIGYLVLGLTGSVWIGLAAVVVLITALFTVWTSKRNKVEVKATSF; the protein is encoded by the coding sequence ATGATAGGCACTTGGGTTTCAATCTTGCCGCCAATCGTGGCAATTGTTATGGTGTTGGCGACAAAAAGGGTATTATTATCACTTGGATCGGGAATTGTAACAGCGGCATTATTGGTCGCAAGCTTTTCACCGGTCGATACGTTGCAAAATCTTTGGACTGCAATGATTGTCTCTTTCTGGTCTGAAGGGGAAGTGAATACGTATAATATTTTCATCATGGTTTTCATTTTATTATTAGGAGTCATTACTGCATTTGTCAGCTTATCTGGCGGAAGCAGGGCGTTTGCGGAATGGGCAGTCAAGCGTATTAAAACGAGACGTGGGGCGAAGTTGTTGACAGTGCTCCTTGGAATCCTCATTTTCGTGGATGATTATTTCAATTCATTGGCTGTCGGGCAAATTGCACGGCCGATTACGGATCAGCATCGCATTTCAAGGGCGAAATTGGCATACTTCATCGATTCCACATCCGCTCCGATTTGCGTTATCTCGCCGATCTCCAGCTGGGGGGCATTTCTCATCGGCCAATTGGCTCTTATCTTTGGCACGTCTGCTGCAATCAGCTACTCGCCGCTATCCGCGTTTTTAATGATGGCGCCGATGAATTTTTACGTTATCGCTACATTGGCAATGGTGTTTTTCTTTGCCTGGACAAATATCGATTACTTTGAAATGAAAAGACATGAAACGCGCGCCCAAGAAAAAGGCGAACTTTTCGATCCGAAAAAAGAAATCCCGGGTCAATTGAAAGAGGATTTCCCTGTACACTCCTATGGACGTGTCATTGATTTGATTGCACCGATCATCACTCTAGTCATCGTTACATTAGGGATGATGCTTTGGACAGGCTATCGCATCGGCGGATCGTCAAGCATTTGGACCATTTTTGAAAACACCGACGTTCCATTGTCATTGATGGTTGGTGGTCTTGCGGGTACAGTATTGGCAGCGGTCCTTTATATTTCTCAAATGGGGAAAAACGAGACAGCTTCCTATAGCCTTGTAGGCAAAGCGTTTATGAGTGGCATCAGCGCGATGATGCCAGCAATTCTTATTTTAATTTTCGCATGGGGATTGACGCATTTGATTGGCGTATTGGAAACCGGTCCTTTCTTATCAAGTGTCGTGGAACAGTCAAATGTACCTGTTAACTTCCTGCCAGTCATCATGTTTGTCCTCGCTGGATTAATGGCGTTTTCGACAGGGACTTCGTGGGGCTCTTTCGGCATCCTTCTTCCGATTGCCGGAACGATTATGATCAATGCGGAGCCAGAACTGCTACTTCCGGCATTATCTGCTGTATTGGCAGGGGCCGTTTTCGGCGATCACTGTTCACCGATTTCCGATACGACGATTCTTTCATCAACGGGCGCAGGATCCAACCATATGGACCACGTATCGACACAGCTCCCATATGCTTTAATTTCAGCCGGCATTGCTATAATCGGCTACTTAGTCCTTGGGCTCACAGGGTCGGTTTGGATCGGCCTTGCTGCAGTCGTCGTCCTAATTACTGCCTTATTCACTGTATGGACATCAAAACGGAACAAAGTAGAAGTGAAAGCGACTTCCTTCTAA
- the yunB gene encoding sporulation protein YunB yields MRFYGQSSRNYKKWNRYRRSSNNGRPRRKRRLLPLLFPAFFVTIALFLYFVNSKLTPIYLQYAEVETERIAAHVITQAIKSRSTDIYDVNEIIENVPNDSPGMVTNTLNAEIINKTRAEIHSLVEAHLKMAESGNLEMLPLSENIEYDPEAMEADGGVVFFVPMGQATGIPMIGNFGPKIPIRFHVIGEAQTTVDTGITEFGINNAMVEVNILVTVNVQIIVPLATRKSVVEQKIPVAIGLIQSPIPQIYNRGGDNPPQIEVPYPIIGGGE; encoded by the coding sequence TTGCGATTTTATGGGCAGTCGTCTCGAAATTATAAAAAATGGAATAGGTATCGCCGTTCCAGTAATAATGGCAGACCTCGAAGGAAGCGCCGCCTGTTGCCGCTTCTTTTTCCGGCATTCTTTGTGACAATCGCCCTGTTTCTGTATTTTGTTAACTCGAAACTCACTCCGATTTATCTGCAATACGCGGAAGTTGAAACGGAGAGGATTGCAGCGCATGTCATTACCCAGGCAATTAAATCAAGGTCCACTGATATTTATGATGTGAATGAAATCATCGAAAATGTACCGAATGATTCACCTGGAATGGTGACAAATACATTGAATGCTGAAATCATTAATAAAACGAGGGCTGAGATACATAGCCTTGTAGAGGCGCATCTTAAAATGGCTGAGAGCGGAAATTTGGAAATGCTGCCTCTCAGTGAAAATATCGAATATGATCCTGAGGCAATGGAAGCTGATGGAGGAGTCGTCTTTTTCGTGCCGATGGGGCAAGCGACGGGCATCCCTATGATTGGGAACTTTGGCCCTAAAATTCCTATTCGGTTCCATGTCATTGGGGAAGCACAGACGACGGTCGATACGGGTATTACAGAGTTCGGCATTAACAACGCAATGGTCGAAGTGAATATTTTAGTTACGGTCAACGTCCAAATCATCGTTCCTTTGGCGACGCGGAAAAGTGTCGTGGAACAGAAGATACCTGTTGCAATCGGTTTAATACAAAGTCCTATTCCTCAAATATATAATCGGGGAGGGGATAACCCCCCTCAAATAGAAGTGCCGTATCCGATCATAGGTGGCGGAGAATAA
- a CDS encoding bifunctional UDP-sugar hydrolase/5'-nucleotidase gives MKRGIETIHLYHTNDIHSHFDSWPKISRHLHSKRQLHDSDEEACFIFDIGDHVDRSHPFTEGTTGKGNVALLNSAGYDAVTIGNNEGITMSKKALNTLYEGAEFDVVLCNLTETDDSFPKWLEPYKIYETARGVKVGIIGATAMYTVFYAKLGWHIEEPRHVLKKVAMEIQHKTDILICLSHLGVNEDRLLAAECELFDIILGAHTHHLFPEGEMVNDTLLAATGKFGEYVGHVELHIDLDSKTVVEKRAEVVHVNEMESREEDIQDVNDLIQAGNEALEKKVFYNASPLKQQLFVESPMSSFFGRALIDYTGADCAMFNAGIFLGSLEKGWVTKRMVHSLLPHPINPCTITLDGAELLEVYKLAGNESWPETEIKGLGFRGTFMGKMIFERLFRKSDGELYAGNRKVVAGKTFKLATLDMFTFGFFFPILKEAKKEYHMPELIRDVFVWYGMKRDSRVNKDEADSTSRIRMNDSGPA, from the coding sequence ATGAAACGCGGTATTGAAACAATCCATTTATATCATACGAATGATATCCATAGCCATTTTGACAGTTGGCCGAAAATCAGTAGGCATCTCCATTCCAAGAGACAGCTGCACGATTCAGATGAAGAGGCTTGCTTCATTTTTGACATTGGAGACCACGTTGACAGGTCGCATCCATTTACAGAAGGAACGACCGGCAAGGGAAATGTCGCATTGCTGAACAGCGCTGGATATGATGCGGTGACGATCGGCAATAATGAAGGCATTACGATGTCCAAAAAAGCATTGAATACCCTTTATGAAGGTGCGGAATTCGACGTCGTCCTTTGCAATTTAACGGAGACGGATGATTCATTCCCGAAATGGCTGGAGCCTTATAAAATATACGAAACGGCTCGAGGCGTAAAGGTCGGAATCATCGGCGCGACAGCGATGTACACGGTTTTTTATGCGAAATTGGGATGGCATATCGAAGAGCCGAGGCATGTACTGAAAAAAGTGGCCATGGAAATTCAGCATAAAACGGATATCCTTATTTGCCTTTCGCATTTAGGTGTGAATGAAGACAGGCTTCTTGCTGCAGAATGTGAGCTGTTCGATATCATTTTAGGTGCGCATACACATCATTTATTCCCGGAAGGTGAAATGGTGAATGACACCTTGCTAGCCGCCACAGGCAAGTTTGGTGAATATGTAGGGCATGTTGAACTCCACATCGATCTGGATAGTAAGACTGTCGTCGAGAAAAGAGCGGAAGTTGTCCATGTGAACGAGATGGAAAGCCGGGAAGAAGATATCCAGGATGTAAATGATCTCATCCAAGCGGGGAATGAAGCGCTGGAGAAAAAAGTCTTTTATAACGCAAGTCCGTTAAAACAACAGCTCTTCGTGGAAAGTCCGATGTCCTCGTTTTTCGGAAGGGCACTAATCGATTATACGGGTGCGGATTGTGCCATGTTCAACGCAGGGATTTTCTTAGGAAGCCTCGAAAAAGGCTGGGTGACGAAACGCATGGTACACTCTTTGCTCCCCCATCCAATCAATCCTTGTACAATCACGCTGGACGGGGCGGAGCTACTGGAAGTTTATAAGCTCGCAGGCAACGAATCGTGGCCGGAAACGGAAATCAAAGGGCTCGGCTTTCGTGGAACGTTCATGGGTAAAATGATATTTGAAAGGCTCTTCAGAAAAAGCGACGGGGAACTGTATGCGGGCAATCGGAAAGTCGTTGCAGGAAAAACCTTCAAATTGGCAACGCTAGACATGTTCACATTCGGCTTCTTTTTCCCCATTTTGAAAGAGGCGAAAAAAGAGTATCATATGCCCGAACTGATTCGGGATGTATTCGTTTGGTACGGGATGAAAAGAGACAGCAGAGTCAATAAGGATGAAGCTGATAGCACTTCTCGAATAAGAATGAACGACTCCGGTCCTGCATAA
- a CDS encoding sulfite exporter TauE/SafE family protein, with protein MAFLLLAIIGAISGVMGSIVGLGGGTILVPLTLLVGINFGWIPGITPQSVVGISVIMMIFNGLSSTISHMKGKTVDFRTGWIFFVGSIPGLMIGAFVNKGMDLPSFNLYFGILLIVLSILLLARKYLKPIHWFVERGKPRTFIDSHGETHVYGYPIWFALILTFIIGFASGLFGIGGGTMIVPALILLFLFPPHIAVGTSMFIVFLSAIVNSATHISLGHVPWLYALPVIPGAYIGGMIGTMLNKKMNSDTLVLVLRIMLLLFGVRSIIEGIWG; from the coding sequence ATGGCGTTTCTGTTATTGGCAATTATCGGTGCAATATCTGGCGTGATGGGGTCGATTGTCGGGCTCGGAGGCGGAACGATACTTGTGCCGCTGACACTATTAGTCGGCATTAATTTTGGTTGGATTCCGGGCATCACGCCGCAAAGCGTCGTCGGAATTTCAGTCATCATGATGATCTTTAACGGTCTTTCTTCCACCATTTCGCATATGAAAGGGAAGACAGTCGACTTCCGGACGGGATGGATCTTTTTCGTGGGCTCCATACCAGGGCTAATGATTGGGGCGTTTGTAAATAAAGGAATGGATTTACCATCATTTAATTTATACTTCGGCATCTTGCTCATTGTCCTTTCTATCTTATTGCTAGCGCGCAAGTATTTAAAACCGATTCATTGGTTTGTAGAGCGCGGCAAACCGAGGACGTTTATTGATTCACATGGAGAGACACATGTGTATGGATATCCAATCTGGTTCGCACTCATACTGACATTCATCATCGGATTTGCATCCGGCCTATTCGGCATCGGAGGCGGAACGATGATTGTACCGGCGCTAATTCTTCTTTTCCTATTTCCGCCGCATATCGCAGTCGGTACATCGATGTTCATCGTGTTCCTGTCAGCTATCGTGAACTCCGCCACGCATATCTCTTTAGGGCATGTGCCTTGGCTATATGCACTTCCGGTCATTCCGGGCGCTTATATCGGCGGCATGATCGGGACGATGCTCAATAAGAAGATGAATTCGGATACATTGGTCCTCGTGTTGCGGATTATGCTGTTATTATTCGGAGTAAGGTCAATCATCGAGGGGATTTGGGGTTGA
- a CDS encoding DUF72 domain-containing protein, with amino-acid sequence MIQVGLTGWGDHPDVYSPTSKKNEKLIDYSSHFPIVELDASFYAIQPERNIRKWIDETPDDFQFIVKAYQGMTGHQRGKLPYSTPEEMFQQFKLSIDPMRDVGKLAMILVQFPPWFDCKRENVEQIRYIRSQLEGYDVGIEFRHQSWYVPSMQDRTLSFLEEMNFIHTVCDEPQAGVGSVPLVAETTRNDKVFVRLHGRNVNGWKNTTGDSEAWRKVRYLYNYADIELEEIREAVRKLESETENVFVIFNNNSGGHAAENAKRFQKMMGIDFQALAPKQLDFFEEE; translated from the coding sequence ATGATTCAAGTCGGATTGACAGGGTGGGGAGACCATCCAGACGTCTATTCCCCAACCTCCAAGAAAAATGAAAAATTGATCGATTACAGCTCTCACTTTCCAATCGTTGAGCTCGATGCATCCTTTTACGCCATCCAACCGGAACGCAATATCCGAAAATGGATCGATGAAACACCTGACGATTTCCAGTTTATCGTGAAGGCCTATCAAGGGATGACGGGACATCAACGAGGAAAGCTTCCATATTCAACTCCTGAAGAAATGTTTCAGCAGTTCAAGCTTTCTATCGATCCGATGCGGGACGTCGGTAAGCTTGCTATGATTCTCGTTCAATTTCCACCATGGTTTGATTGCAAAAGAGAAAATGTTGAACAGATTAGATACATTCGGAGTCAGTTAGAAGGGTACGACGTGGGGATAGAGTTCCGCCACCAATCATGGTACGTTCCAAGCATGCAAGATAGGACGCTTTCATTTCTTGAGGAAATGAATTTCATTCATACCGTATGTGATGAGCCGCAAGCTGGTGTTGGCAGCGTCCCGCTCGTTGCCGAAACAACACGCAACGATAAAGTGTTTGTCCGCCTTCATGGCAGGAATGTGAATGGCTGGAAAAATACAACAGGTGATAGTGAAGCATGGCGTAAAGTCCGATATCTCTATAATTACGCGGACATTGAATTGGAGGAGATTCGCGAGGCGGTCCGAAAATTGGAGAGCGAAACGGAGAACGTGTTTGTCATTTTCAACAATAATTCTGGTGGCCATGCAGCCGAGAACGCAAAACGCTTTCAAAAAATGATGGGCATTGACTTCCAGGCACTCGCACCTAAGCAGCTTGATTTTTTTGAGGAGGAATAA
- the sufB gene encoding Fe-S cluster assembly protein SufB has translation MAKKMPDIGDYKYGFADKDVSVFRSERGLTREIVEEISRMKEEPQWMLDYRLKSLEIFYSKPMPQWGGDLNSLNFDEITYYVKPSEATERSWDEVPEEIKRTFDKLGIPEAEQKYLAGVSAQYESEVVYHNMKSELEDLGIVFKDTDSALRENEELFKKYWGTVIPNTDNKFAALNSAVWSGGSFIYVPPGIKVETPLQAYFRINSENMGQFERTLIIVDEGASVHYVEGCTAPVYTTNSLHSAVVEILIKKDAYCRYTTIQNWANNVYNLVTKRAVCEENATMEWIDGNIGSKLTMKYPACILKGEGARGLTLSIALAGKGQHQDAGAKMMHLAPNTSSTIVSKSISQHGGKVTYRGVVHFGRRADGARANIECDTLIMDKLSTSDTIPYNEIFNDNISLEHEAKVSKVSEEQLFYLMSRGIPELEATEMIVMGFIEPFTKELPMEYAVEMNRLIKFEMEGSIG, from the coding sequence ATGGCTAAGAAAATGCCTGATATTGGCGATTACAAATATGGTTTCGCAGATAAGGACGTATCTGTTTTCCGTTCGGAGCGTGGGTTGACTCGTGAAATTGTTGAAGAAATTTCGAGAATGAAAGAAGAGCCACAATGGATGTTGGACTATCGTCTGAAATCCCTTGAGATCTTCTACAGTAAACCGATGCCTCAATGGGGCGGAGATTTGAATTCGCTTAACTTCGACGAAATCACATATTACGTAAAACCTTCCGAAGCGACAGAGCGTTCGTGGGATGAAGTTCCGGAAGAAATCAAGCGTACATTTGATAAACTAGGGATTCCTGAAGCTGAGCAAAAATACCTTGCTGGTGTATCTGCGCAGTACGAATCTGAAGTTGTTTACCACAACATGAAATCAGAACTTGAAGACCTAGGAATCGTGTTTAAAGATACAGACTCGGCTTTACGTGAAAACGAAGAGCTATTCAAAAAGTATTGGGGAACAGTCATTCCGAACACAGACAATAAGTTCGCAGCTTTGAACTCTGCTGTTTGGTCTGGAGGTTCATTCATCTATGTACCACCTGGCATCAAAGTGGAAACGCCACTTCAAGCATATTTCCGTATCAACTCGGAAAACATGGGCCAGTTCGAACGTACATTGATCATTGTTGATGAAGGCGCAAGCGTTCACTATGTTGAAGGATGTACAGCACCTGTTTACACGACGAACTCACTTCATAGTGCGGTCGTTGAAATCCTCATCAAAAAAGATGCGTACTGCCGTTACACAACAATTCAAAACTGGGCAAACAACGTTTACAACCTAGTTACGAAGCGTGCAGTGTGTGAAGAAAACGCAACGATGGAATGGATCGACGGCAACATCGGTTCGAAGCTTACAATGAAATACCCTGCATGTATCCTTAAAGGTGAAGGTGCACGCGGTCTGACATTGTCCATCGCTTTGGCTGGTAAAGGACAGCACCAAGATGCAGGAGCAAAAATGATGCACTTGGCGCCGAACACGTCATCCACAATCGTTTCAAAATCGATTTCCCAACATGGCGGTAAAGTAACGTACCGTGGAGTTGTCCACTTCGGCCGCCGTGCAGACGGTGCACGTGCGAACATCGAATGTGACACGCTCATCATGGATAAATTATCGACGTCTGATACGATTCCATACAACGAAATCTTTAACGACAATATTTCACTCGAGCACGAAGCGAAAGTTTCCAAGGTATCAGAAGAGCAGCTCTTCTACTTGATGAGCCGCGGAATTCCTGAGCTCGAAGCGACTGAAATGATCGTCATGGGCTTCATCGAGCCATTCACAAAAGAATTGCCGATGGAATACGCAGTAGAAATGAACCGCCTTATCAAGTTCGAGATGGAAGGTTCAATCGGTTAA
- the sufU gene encoding Fe-S cluster assembly sulfur transfer protein SufU, with translation MPTNNLDQLYRSVIMDHYKNPRNKGVLEENNVTIDMNNPTCGDVIHLTLKVEDGIVRDAKFEGEGCSISMASASMMTQIIKNKDVDTAVKYAHLFSDMMLGKEIDDSIDFGDIEALSGVAKFPARIKCATLAWKAMEKGIGQDSEQ, from the coding sequence ATGCCAACAAATAATTTAGACCAGCTATATCGTTCAGTCATCATGGATCATTATAAAAATCCACGGAACAAAGGTGTACTGGAAGAGAACAATGTCACAATCGACATGAATAATCCGACATGCGGAGATGTCATCCATTTGACACTTAAAGTGGAGGATGGCATCGTACGGGATGCCAAGTTCGAAGGAGAAGGCTGCTCGATCTCCATGGCCTCCGCATCGATGATGACACAAATTATCAAAAACAAAGACGTGGACACGGCAGTGAAGTATGCCCATTTGTTTTCTGACATGATGCTCGGAAAAGAAATCGATGATTCCATTGATTTCGGTGATATTGAAGCCCTATCCGGCGTTGCCAAATTCCCTGCGCGCATCAAATGTGCAACGCTCGCATGGAAGGCGATGGAAAAGGGAATCGGGCAAGATTCCGAGCAATAA
- a CDS encoding cysteine desulfurase — MLSKDIRKHFPILDQEINGHPLVYLDSAATSQKPRQVIEAISDYYLHDNANVHRGVHTLGNRATDHYEGAREKVRKFINAKSTEEIIFNRGTTTALNMVAQSYGRANVGEGDEIVITHMEHHANIIPWQQLAKEKGAILKYVVLEEDGTLSLDKVRQTVTDRTKIVSMMYVSNVLGTMNPIKEVTEIAHAHGAVMVVDGAQAAPHMKLDVQNLDCDFLAFSGHKMCGPTGIGVLYGKKELLNEMEPVEFGGEMIDFVGLYESTWKELPWKFEGGTPIIAGAIGLGAAIDFLEEIGLDQIERHEHELAGYAMEKMSTIDGLTIYGPLDPEKRAGIVTFNLDNVHPHDLATVLDMNGIAVRAGHHCAQPLMKWLECSATARASFYLYNTEEDVDRLVEGLRIAKEYFQ, encoded by the coding sequence ATGCTCAGCAAAGACATCCGCAAACATTTCCCGATACTTGACCAGGAGATCAACGGGCATCCGCTCGTATATTTAGACAGTGCCGCGACTTCCCAAAAGCCGCGGCAAGTCATTGAGGCAATCAGTGACTACTACTTGCACGACAACGCGAACGTCCACCGTGGCGTCCATACATTAGGCAATCGAGCTACGGATCATTATGAAGGGGCGCGTGAAAAAGTCCGCAAGTTCATCAATGCGAAATCCACAGAGGAAATCATCTTTAATCGTGGAACGACGACAGCCCTCAATATGGTAGCCCAAAGCTATGGCCGCGCGAATGTCGGCGAAGGCGATGAAATCGTCATCACCCATATGGAACACCATGCCAATATTATTCCGTGGCAGCAATTGGCAAAGGAAAAAGGTGCAATCCTGAAGTATGTCGTTTTGGAAGAGGATGGCACTCTGTCCCTTGATAAAGTTCGTCAAACAGTCACCGATCGTACGAAAATCGTTTCGATGATGTACGTGTCCAACGTACTCGGCACGATGAACCCTATTAAGGAAGTTACAGAGATTGCGCATGCCCATGGCGCAGTGATGGTCGTCGATGGTGCGCAGGCTGCGCCTCACATGAAACTAGATGTCCAGAACCTGGATTGCGATTTTCTCGCTTTTTCAGGCCATAAGATGTGTGGCCCTACGGGGATTGGTGTCCTTTATGGGAAGAAAGAGTTGTTGAATGAAATGGAGCCGGTTGAATTCGGTGGTGAAATGATCGATTTCGTAGGTCTTTACGAATCTACATGGAAAGAGCTTCCGTGGAAATTCGAAGGAGGAACGCCGATCATTGCAGGCGCCATCGGATTGGGCGCTGCCATCGATTTCTTGGAAGAGATCGGCTTAGATCAAATCGAACGGCATGAACACGAGCTTGCAGGTTATGCTATGGAGAAAATGTCCACGATTGACGGTTTGACGATTTATGGACCTCTTGATCCTGAAAAGCGTGCCGGCATCGTGACGTTCAATTTGGATAATGTCCATCCACATGATCTTGCCACGGTACTAGATATGAACGGAATCGCAGTGCGGGCAGGTCATCATTGTGCGCAGCCGCTTATGAAATGGCTAGAATGTTCAGCGACAGCCCGTGCAAGCTTCTATCTGTACAACACGGAAGAAGATGTTGACCGTCTCGTAGAAGGACTCCGTATTGCAAAGGAGTATTTCCAATAA
- the sufD gene encoding Fe-S cluster assembly protein SufD, with the protein MTVETTMALTEQDVRSFSANMNEADWMAEFRADALAKVEQLPMPTPDKTKIDKWNFVDFPVHAVESSTYATLADLPAEAKELVGADQQNVYVQHNNTPAFLSLSEELKAQGVILTDIFTASREHADLLKKYFMTDGVKVDEHKLTALHAALMNGGVFVYVPKNVEVKEPLQVLFLHDDAQASLFNHVIVVAEANSSLTYVENYLSTVEEAAGQANIIAEVFAGDNAKIIYGAVDVLAKGFTTYVNRRGVAGVNSRIEWALGLMNDSDTISENITHLVGNGSSSDMKTVVVGRGSQRQNFTSEIVHWGLDTDAFILKHGVMKESASSIFNGIGRIAKGATRSNAVQESRILMLSEKARGDANPILLIDEDDVTAGHAASVGRVDPLQLFYLMSRGISQQEAERLVIHGFLAPVVSKLPIEGVKKQLTEVIERKVR; encoded by the coding sequence ATGACGGTTGAAACAACAATGGCATTGACCGAACAGGACGTCCGCTCTTTTTCCGCAAACATGAATGAAGCCGATTGGATGGCAGAATTCCGCGCAGATGCGTTAGCGAAAGTGGAACAGCTTCCGATGCCAACACCAGATAAAACAAAAATCGACAAGTGGAACTTTGTAGATTTCCCTGTACATGCAGTGGAAAGCTCTACATACGCCACACTTGCAGATTTGCCTGCCGAAGCGAAAGAATTGGTCGGCGCAGATCAACAGAACGTTTATGTACAACATAATAATACACCAGCATTCCTTTCCCTTTCAGAGGAATTGAAAGCGCAAGGCGTCATCTTGACGGATATCTTCACTGCTTCACGCGAACATGCCGATCTATTGAAAAAGTACTTCATGACGGATGGCGTGAAAGTGGATGAACATAAACTTACAGCGCTGCACGCAGCACTTATGAATGGTGGCGTATTCGTCTATGTGCCGAAAAATGTCGAAGTAAAAGAACCACTTCAAGTTCTATTTTTACACGATGACGCACAAGCATCCCTCTTCAACCATGTCATCGTCGTAGCTGAAGCGAACAGCTCCTTGACATACGTGGAGAACTATCTGTCCACAGTCGAAGAGGCTGCAGGACAGGCAAATATCATTGCAGAAGTTTTCGCAGGCGATAACGCGAAAATCATCTATGGTGCAGTGGACGTCCTTGCTAAAGGATTCACGACTTACGTCAACCGCCGAGGAGTTGCTGGAGTGAACAGCCGAATCGAATGGGCGTTAGGGTTGATGAACGACAGCGATACGATCTCTGAAAACATTACGCACCTCGTCGGAAACGGCTCTTCAAGTGATATGAAGACTGTCGTTGTCGGCCGAGGAAGCCAAAGGCAGAACTTCACATCTGAAATCGTCCATTGGGGACTTGATACAGATGCATTCATCCTGAAGCACGGCGTAATGAAGGAGTCCGCTTCTTCCATCTTTAACGGCATCGGCAGAATTGCCAAAGGTGCTACTAGATCGAACGCGGTCCAAGAGTCACGCATTTTGATGCTAAGTGAAAAAGCCCGCGGAGATGCGAACCCGATCCTATTGATCGATGAAGATGATGTTACTGCCGGTCACGCTGCATCCGTAGGCCGTGTAGATCCGCTTCAATTGTTCTACTTGATGAGCCGTGGAATTTCGCAACAGGAAGCAGAACGCCTTGTCATCCATGGTTTCCTTGCACCTGTAGTAAGCAAATTGCCAATCGAAGGTGTCAAGAAGCAATTGACGGAGGTTATCGAAAGGAAAGTGCGCTAA
- the sufC gene encoding Fe-S cluster assembly ATPase SufC → MATLEIKDLHVEIEGKEILKGVNLTINTGEIHAIMGPNGTGKSTLASAIMGHPKYEVTSGSVLLDGEDVLEMEVDERAKAGLFLAMQYPSEINGVTNADFMRSAINARREEGDEISLMKFIRELDSKMDVLEMDQDMATRYLNEGFSGGEKKRNEILQLMMLKPKFAVLDEIDSGLDIDALKVVSNGINEMRGEGFGCLIITHYQRLLNYITPDFVHVMMQGRVVKSGGAELAKQLEASGYDWIKEELGIEDETVGQEA, encoded by the coding sequence ATGGCAACTTTGGAAATCAAAGACCTTCACGTCGAAATTGAAGGTAAGGAAATATTGAAAGGCGTCAACCTAACAATCAATACAGGTGAGATCCATGCGATCATGGGACCTAACGGAACCGGTAAATCGACACTTGCATCTGCAATCATGGGCCACCCTAAATATGAGGTCACTTCCGGGTCTGTCTTGCTTGATGGCGAAGATGTCCTTGAAATGGAAGTGGATGAGCGCGCGAAGGCGGGACTTTTCCTTGCGATGCAATACCCGAGTGAAATTAACGGAGTAACGAACGCGGACTTCATGCGCTCTGCAATCAATGCGCGCCGTGAAGAAGGCGATGAAATATCCCTTATGAAATTCATCCGTGAATTGGACAGCAAAATGGACGTCCTTGAAATGGATCAAGATATGGCAACACGTTATCTAAACGAAGGGTTCTCAGGCGGAGAGAAAAAGCGCAACGAAATCCTTCAATTGATGATGCTCAAGCCGAAATTTGCGGTACTTGACGAAATCGACTCCGGACTCGACATCGATGCTTTGAAAGTCGTTTCCAACGGAATCAACGAAATGCGCGGAGAAGGATTCGGATGCCTGATCATCACTCACTACCAACGCCTCCTCAACTACATCACGCCTGACTTTGTCCACGTTATGATGCAAGGCAGAGTTGTGAAATCCGGCGGAGCGGAGCTTGCGAAACAGCTTGAAGCGAGCGGTTATGACTGGATTAAAGAAGAATTAGGAATCGAAGACGAAACAGTTGGACAAGAAGCTTAA